A stretch of the Lolium perenne isolate Kyuss_39 chromosome 3, Kyuss_2.0, whole genome shotgun sequence genome encodes the following:
- the LOC127339538 gene encoding NAC transcription factor 32-like, whose amino-acid sequence MGIERKRQREEEEAKSLPPGFRFQPTDQEIIVCYLSKKAASAAAAVTSIIADVDIYKFDPWDLPEKAMFGEGEWFFFSPRDRKYPNGARPNRTAGSGYWKATGTDKPILAAGGTRCLGVKKALVFYQGRSPRGTKTEWVMHEYRLLHADAGAARHRPHDSMRLDDWVLCRVRKKGVAVAPDADGESGAPSQVAAPAAAATGEVHVPSTAYVGFGDDWTDGQLLQYLIGGGSGQVDGGASATGRARSESAPQELASVLETIKRNLSFHAIEDDDVYLLPPSKRANCMRGAGDGEEELSLTTSSLSMFEPDY is encoded by the exons ATGGGA ATCGAGAGGAAAAgacagagagaggaggaagaagcaaaATCT CTGCCGCCGGGGTTCCGGTTCCAGCCGACGGACCAGGAGATCATCGTATGCTACCTCAGCAAGaaggccgcctccgccgccgccgccgtcacctCCATCATCGCCGACGTCGACATCTACAAGTTCGACCCGTGGGACCTACCAG AGAAGGCGATGTTCGGCGAAGGGGAGTGGTTCTTCTTCAGCCCGAGGGACCGCAAGTACCCCAATGGCGCGCGGCCCAACCGCACGGCGGGGTCGGGATACTGGAAGGCCACCGGCACAGACAAGCCCATCCTGGCTGCCGGCGGCACGCGCTGCCTCGGCGTCAAGAAGGCGCTCGTCTTCTACCAGGGCCGCTCCCCGCGTGGCACCAAGACGGAGTGGGTCATGCACGAGTACCGCCTCCTCCACGCCGACGCCGGCGCCGCCCGGCACAGGCCTCACGACTCCATGAGGCTGGACGACTGGGTCCTGTGCCGCGTCCGCAAGAAGGGAGTCGCCGTCGCGCCGGACGCGGATGGAGAATCCGGGGCGCCGAGCCAGGTTGCTGCGCCAGCGGCGGCGGCCACGGGGGAGGTGCACGTGCCCAGCACTGCATACGTCGGCTTCGGTGATGACTGGACCGACGGCCAGCTCCTGCAGTACCTGATAGGCGGCGGCTCCGGTCAGGTCGACGGTGGTGCAAGCGCTACCGGCAGGGCGCGCAGCGAGAGTGCACCGCAGGAGCTGGCGTCGGTGCTGGAGACCATCaagaggaatctctccttccatgCCATCGAAGACGACGACGTGTACCTCCTCCCGCCCAGCAAGCGGGCCAACTGCATGAGGGGCGCCGGCGACGGCGAAGAGGAGCTATCGCTGACGACATCGTCCTTGTCCATGTTCGAGCCAGATTATTAA